A genomic stretch from Alloyangia pacifica includes:
- the rhaS gene encoding rhamnose ABC transporter substrate-binding protein: MGITRRLFGGTALAAMLLAGGAAQAQDSVRIALVVKALGIGFFEAAAKGAEEAAAELGSVEVIYTGPTDTTAEGQIEVINALIAQNVDAIAVSANDTDALVPALKKAMQRGITVISWDSGVAPEGRQMHLNPSSNPLIGNMIIKLAADNLPEGGEVAVLSATTTSTNQNIWIEEMNKVMGDYTGIEVVGTVYGDDLADKSYREAQGLMQTYPDLDAIIAPTSVGIVAAARAVEDAGKVGQVNVTGLGLPSEMAGAIESGASKSFAIWNPIDLGYSATYLAYELATGDAEAAPGAEIPMGRMGTLTLDDNNEGAMADPFVYDESNIDEFKSIF; this comes from the coding sequence ATGGGCATTACGAGACGACTTTTCGGAGGAACCGCGCTGGCCGCGATGCTGCTGGCCGGCGGCGCCGCGCAGGCACAGGACAGCGTGCGCATCGCGCTGGTGGTGAAGGCGCTCGGCATTGGCTTTTTCGAAGCCGCCGCCAAGGGCGCCGAGGAAGCCGCCGCCGAGCTCGGCAGTGTCGAGGTGATCTACACCGGCCCGACCGACACCACCGCCGAGGGCCAGATCGAGGTGATCAACGCGCTGATCGCGCAGAACGTCGATGCAATCGCCGTCTCGGCCAATGACACCGACGCGCTGGTACCCGCCCTGAAGAAGGCGATGCAGCGTGGCATCACGGTGATTTCCTGGGACAGCGGCGTCGCGCCCGAGGGCCGTCAGATGCACCTCAACCCCTCGTCGAACCCGCTCATCGGCAACATGATCATCAAGCTTGCCGCCGACAACCTGCCCGAGGGCGGCGAGGTCGCGGTGCTTTCGGCCACCACCACCTCGACCAACCAGAACATCTGGATCGAGGAGATGAACAAGGTGATGGGCGACTACACGGGCATCGAGGTGGTGGGCACGGTCTACGGCGACGATCTGGCGGACAAATCCTACCGCGAGGCGCAGGGCCTGATGCAGACCTACCCCGATCTCGACGCGATCATCGCGCCGACCTCGGTGGGCATCGTCGCCGCCGCCCGCGCCGTCGAGGACGCCGGCAAGGTCGGGCAGGTGAACGTCACCGGTCTCGGCCTGCCGTCCGAGATGGCCGGCGCGATCGAGAGCGGCGCATCGAAGAGCTTCGCCATCTGGAACCCGATCGATCTGGGCTACTCGGCGACCTATCTCGCCTACGAGCTGGCCACCGGCGATGCCGAGGCCGCCCCGGGCGCCGAGATCCCCATGGGCCGCATGGGCACGCTGACCCTCGACGACAACAACGAGGGCGCCATGGCCGACCCCTTCGTCTACGACGAGAGCAACATCGACGAGTTCAAGAGCATCTTCTGA
- a CDS encoding DeoR/GlpR family DNA-binding transcription regulator, with amino-acid sequence MHETERHRIILSAVQERPIVTVSELVSLTGTSEATIRRDIATLHAAKRLRRVRGGAEALTPPPLPGLAGRPFAVNQSINIDQKQAIAREAVALCDDGEAIIINGGTTTFQMVHPLANRRLQVLTNSFPIAEHLLKNSKNTVMLPGGALYREQNIILSPFASDMTRHYYAKRMFMGAHALGPIGLMEADPLLIQAEEKLIDQADELVVLVDSSKFDNRSSLVLCPLERIDIVITDEGISDRTASMLEAAEIRLIVAQTGRAKTAGAG; translated from the coding sequence ATGCACGAAACGGAACGCCACAGGATCATACTTTCCGCCGTCCAGGAGCGGCCGATCGTGACGGTGTCGGAACTTGTGTCGCTGACCGGCACCTCGGAGGCGACGATCCGCCGCGACATCGCCACGCTGCACGCCGCCAAGCGGCTGCGCCGGGTGCGCGGCGGCGCCGAGGCGCTGACCCCGCCGCCGCTGCCGGGGCTGGCCGGGCGGCCCTTCGCGGTCAATCAGTCGATCAACATCGACCAGAAGCAAGCCATCGCCCGCGAGGCCGTCGCGCTCTGCGACGACGGCGAGGCGATCATCATCAACGGCGGCACCACGACCTTTCAGATGGTGCACCCGCTGGCCAACCGCCGGCTGCAGGTCCTGACCAACAGCTTTCCGATCGCCGAGCACCTGCTGAAGAACTCCAAGAACACGGTGATGCTGCCCGGCGGCGCGCTCTACCGCGAGCAGAACATCATCCTTTCGCCCTTCGCGAGCGACATGACGCGCCACTATTACGCCAAGCGCATGTTCATGGGCGCCCATGCGCTCGGGCCGATCGGTCTGATGGAGGCCGACCCGCTGCTCATTCAGGCCGAGGAAAAGCTGATCGATCAGGCCGACGAGCTGGTGGTGCTCGTGGACAGCTCGAAATTCGACAACCGTTCGAGCCTGGTGCTCTGCCCGCTCGAGCGCATCGACATCGTCATCACCGACGAGGGGATTTCCGACCGCACCGCCTCGATGCTGGAGGCAGCCGAGATCCGGCTGATCGTGGCGCAGACGGGACGGGCGAAAACCGCCGGGGCAGGGTGA
- a CDS encoding bifunctional rhamnulose-1-phosphate aldolase/short-chain dehydrogenase, whose product MLAKPKDRLQNLWDSGKAAGMNEPEKLLYRSNLLGSDKRITNYGGGNTSAKVMERDPLTGEQVEVLWVKGSGGDVGSMKLDGFSTLYMDKLRALKGVYRGVAFEDEMVGYLPHCTFNLNPRAASIDTPLHAYVPRAHVDHMHADAIIAIAASKDSQALTREIFGDRIGWLPWKRPGYELGLWLEQFCLENPEADGVVLESHGLFTWGDTAESCYATTIDIINEAIGWLDAKTEGVPAFGGAKLQSLAPEARREVAATLMPAIRGLVSGNQHMVGHFDDQEAVLDFVNSNALETLAPMGTSCPDHFLRTKIAPLVVDFDPDKADLDAVLAGLPAQVEAYRDSYAAYYARCKRPDSPALRDPNAVVYLVPGVGMITFAKDKATARISGEFYVNAINVMRGASAVSAYQGLPEQEAFDIEYWLLEEAKLQRMPKPKSLAGRVALVTGGGGGIGAATAERLLREGACVVLADIDLAAAEKVQERLSSVYSSDVVRAVAVDVTQEDAVARAYSETAVEFGGVDILVSNAGIASSAPVEETSLALWSRNMDILATGYFLVSREAFGLLRKQGLGGSIVFIGSKNGLAASPNASAYCTAKASELHLARCLALEGAELGIRVNVVNPDAVLRGSRIWEGEWLDQRASTYDTDKAGLEEMYRNRSMLKRSVLPEDIAEAAYFLASDLSAKSTGNILNVDAGNKEAFTR is encoded by the coding sequence ATGCTGGCAAAGCCCAAGGACCGCCTGCAAAATCTGTGGGATAGCGGCAAGGCTGCGGGGATGAACGAGCCCGAGAAGCTGCTCTACCGGTCCAACCTTCTGGGGTCGGACAAGCGAATCACCAACTACGGCGGCGGCAACACCTCGGCCAAGGTCATGGAGCGCGACCCGCTCACCGGCGAGCAGGTTGAGGTGCTCTGGGTGAAGGGCTCGGGCGGCGACGTCGGCTCGATGAAGCTGGACGGGTTTTCGACCCTCTACATGGACAAGCTGCGGGCTTTGAAAGGGGTCTACCGCGGGGTGGCTTTCGAGGACGAGATGGTCGGCTACCTGCCGCATTGTACCTTCAACCTGAACCCGCGCGCCGCCTCGATCGACACGCCGCTGCACGCCTACGTGCCCCGCGCCCATGTCGACCACATGCACGCCGACGCGATCATCGCCATCGCCGCCTCGAAGGATTCACAGGCACTGACTCGGGAGATTTTCGGGGACCGCATCGGTTGGCTGCCCTGGAAGCGCCCCGGCTACGAGCTGGGTCTCTGGCTCGAGCAATTCTGCCTCGAGAACCCCGAGGCGGACGGCGTCGTGCTGGAAAGCCACGGGCTCTTTACCTGGGGCGACACCGCCGAGAGCTGCTACGCCACCACCATAGACATCATCAACGAGGCCATCGGCTGGCTCGACGCGAAGACCGAGGGCGTGCCCGCCTTCGGCGGCGCCAAGCTGCAGAGCCTTGCCCCCGAGGCGCGGCGCGAGGTCGCGGCGACGCTGATGCCGGCGATCCGCGGCTTGGTGTCGGGCAACCAGCACATGGTCGGCCATTTCGACGACCAGGAGGCGGTGCTGGACTTCGTCAACTCGAACGCGCTCGAGACGCTGGCCCCGATGGGCACCTCCTGCCCGGATCACTTCCTGCGCACCAAGATCGCGCCGCTGGTGGTGGATTTCGACCCTGACAAAGCGGATCTGGACGCCGTACTGGCCGGCCTCCCCGCCCAGGTCGAAGCCTACCGCGACAGCTACGCCGCCTATTACGCCCGCTGCAAGCGGCCCGACTCCCCTGCCCTGCGCGACCCTAACGCGGTGGTTTATCTCGTTCCCGGCGTCGGCATGATCACCTTTGCCAAGGACAAGGCGACGGCCCGCATCTCGGGTGAGTTCTACGTGAACGCCATCAACGTGATGCGCGGCGCCTCGGCGGTCAGTGCCTATCAGGGCCTGCCCGAGCAGGAAGCCTTCGACATCGAGTACTGGCTGCTCGAAGAAGCGAAGCTGCAGCGCATGCCGAAACCGAAGTCGCTGGCCGGTCGCGTGGCGCTGGTTACGGGCGGCGGCGGTGGCATCGGCGCCGCCACCGCAGAGCGACTGCTGCGCGAGGGCGCCTGCGTGGTGTTGGCGGATATCGACCTTGCGGCAGCGGAAAAGGTGCAGGAACGACTTTCCAGTGTCTATTCCAGCGATGTCGTGCGCGCGGTGGCGGTCGACGTGACGCAAGAGGACGCGGTTGCCAGAGCCTATTCAGAGACTGCCGTAGAGTTCGGCGGAGTCGATATTCTTGTCTCGAACGCGGGCATCGCATCGTCGGCGCCGGTGGAAGAAACCTCGCTCGCGCTCTGGAGCCGCAACATGGATATCCTCGCCACCGGCTACTTCCTTGTCTCGCGCGAGGCTTTCGGGCTGCTGCGCAAGCAGGGGCTGGGTGGCTCCATCGTCTTTATAGGGTCTAAGAACGGCCTCGCGGCCTCGCCCAATGCCTCGGCCTATTGCACCGCCAAGGCGTCGGAGCTGCACCTGGCGCGCTGTCTTGCGCTGGAAGGCGCCGAGCTCGGCATCCGGGTGAACGTGGTGAACCCCGACGCGGTGCTGCGCGGATCGCGCATCTGGGAGGGGGAATGGCTCGACCAGCGCGCCTCGACCTACGACACCGACAAGGCGGGCCTCGAGGAGATGTACCGCAACCGCTCGATGCTGAAGCGGTCTGTGCTGCCCGAGGACATTGCCGAAGCCGCTTATTTCCTGGCCTCGGACCTTTCGGCCAAGTCGACAGGCAATATCCTCAACGTCGATGCGGGCAACAAGGAAGCCTTCACACGATAA
- the rhaI gene encoding L-rhamnose catabolism isomerase yields MIDSDLIAAQNAERAEALTYDYEALGAQLARRGVDIDTIKRKVAAYGVAVPSWGVGTGGTRFARFPGGGEPRDIFDKLDDCGVIHQLTAATPTVSLHIPWDKQDPAALLEKAASLGLGFDAMNSNTFQDQPGQNLSYKFGSLSHTDAAVRAQAIEHNLECIEIGSKLGSKALTVWIGDGSNFPGQTDLTAQFERYLLAMQEIYKGLPEDWRLFSEHKMFEPAFYSTVVQDWGTNYLIARELGERAFCLVDLGHHAPNTNIEMIVARLIQFGKLGGFHFNDSKYGDDDLDTGSIDPFRLFLVFNELVAAEGKKGFAPAHMLDQSHNVTDPIESLVSSANEVRRAYAQALLVDRAALKGFQEENDALMAAATMKAAYRVDVEPILGMARLEAGGAIDPVATYRASNYRARVSAERPEVCGAGGGIV; encoded by the coding sequence ATGATCGACAGCGATCTCATCGCCGCGCAGAACGCGGAGCGCGCCGAGGCGCTCACCTACGACTACGAGGCCCTGGGCGCGCAGCTTGCCCGCCGCGGCGTCGATATCGACACTATCAAGCGCAAAGTCGCCGCTTATGGCGTGGCCGTGCCGAGTTGGGGCGTGGGAACCGGCGGGACGCGCTTTGCCCGGTTCCCCGGCGGCGGCGAGCCGCGCGACATCTTCGACAAGCTCGACGACTGCGGCGTGATCCACCAGCTGACCGCGGCCACGCCCACCGTTTCGCTGCACATCCCCTGGGACAAGCAGGACCCTGCTGCGCTGCTTGAAAAGGCCGCCTCGCTGGGCTTGGGGTTCGATGCCATGAACTCCAACACCTTCCAGGACCAGCCTGGCCAAAACCTCAGCTACAAGTTCGGCTCTTTGTCGCACACCGATGCGGCGGTGCGGGCACAGGCGATCGAACACAACCTCGAATGCATCGAAATCGGCTCGAAACTGGGGTCCAAGGCTCTGACGGTCTGGATCGGTGATGGGTCGAACTTCCCTGGCCAAACCGATCTGACGGCCCAGTTCGAGCGCTATCTCTTGGCGATGCAGGAGATCTACAAGGGTCTGCCCGAGGACTGGCGGCTGTTTTCCGAGCACAAGATGTTCGAACCCGCCTTCTATTCCACCGTCGTGCAGGACTGGGGCACGAACTATCTCATCGCCAGGGAACTCGGGGAGCGGGCCTTCTGCCTTGTCGATCTTGGCCACCATGCGCCGAACACCAATATCGAGATGATCGTCGCCCGGCTGATCCAGTTCGGCAAACTTGGCGGCTTCCACTTCAATGACAGCAAGTATGGCGACGACGATCTCGACACCGGGAGCATCGACCCGTTCCGGCTGTTCCTCGTGTTCAACGAGTTGGTCGCGGCCGAGGGCAAGAAGGGCTTTGCGCCCGCCCATATGCTCGACCAGTCGCACAACGTCACCGACCCGATCGAGAGCCTTGTCTCCTCGGCCAACGAGGTCCGCCGCGCCTACGCGCAGGCGCTGCTCGTGGACCGCGCCGCTCTGAAAGGCTTCCAGGAAGAGAATGACGCGCTGATGGCCGCCGCGACGATGAAGGCCGCCTACCGGGTCGACGTGGAGCCGATCCTCGGCATGGCCCGCCTCGAGGCCGGCGGGGCAATCGATCCCGTTGCGACCTACAGGGCGTCGAACTACCGCGCGCGGGTCTCCGCGGAGCGGCCCGAAGTCTGTGGTGCGGGGGGCGGGATCGTCTGA
- a CDS encoding ParB/RepB/Spo0J family partition protein produces MSSKNKFGFGPIETAEVKPRRRDVGPMGAAVREAASSMTESTENLVEQRRQNATDAKAFRLAQEEGRVLVAIPLEDIRTDDLPRDRLDLTGVATSDEMEELKASIRERGQKEPIEVYRTENGYQLKKGWRRITALEQLLTETGDARFAKAVARVAEEAGTRIDLYIDMVEENVIREDLSFAEMAQVAITAAQDSGLDGMGAEELVGRIYASLHKMKRSYIRSFVYLLEQLDEALPYPKSVSRNLGVDVARKLQAAPERVGALRSVLSTVSSAEEQAEILKKFVQSAERAEAKSQDTPRQRSVKYEFHVGLSKVTARKGECRILSEIDFSSVDRKRLQRAVEAFEAALRDG; encoded by the coding sequence ATGAGCAGCAAGAACAAGTTCGGCTTCGGTCCGATCGAGACCGCAGAGGTCAAGCCGCGCCGCCGCGACGTGGGCCCGATGGGGGCCGCGGTGCGCGAGGCGGCAAGCAGCATGACCGAGAGCACCGAGAACCTCGTGGAGCAGCGGCGCCAGAACGCGACCGATGCCAAGGCCTTCCGCCTTGCGCAGGAAGAAGGCCGCGTGCTGGTCGCGATCCCGCTCGAAGACATCCGCACCGACGATCTTCCGCGCGACCGCCTCGACCTCACCGGCGTGGCGACCTCCGACGAGATGGAGGAACTCAAGGCCTCGATCCGCGAGCGCGGTCAGAAGGAGCCGATCGAGGTCTACCGCACCGAGAACGGCTACCAGCTGAAAAAGGGGTGGCGCCGGATCACGGCTCTGGAACAGCTTCTCACAGAGACCGGCGACGCCCGTTTCGCCAAGGCGGTCGCGCGCGTGGCGGAAGAAGCGGGCACGCGGATCGATCTCTACATCGACATGGTCGAGGAGAACGTGATCCGCGAGGACCTGAGCTTTGCCGAGATGGCGCAGGTCGCGATCACCGCGGCGCAGGATTCCGGCCTCGATGGCATGGGCGCCGAGGAACTCGTCGGGCGCATTTACGCATCGCTGCACAAGATGAAGCGCTCGTATATCCGAAGCTTTGTCTATCTCCTCGAGCAACTGGACGAGGCGCTGCCGTATCCCAAGTCCGTCTCGCGGAACCTCGGCGTCGACGTGGCGCGCAAATTGCAGGCGGCGCCGGAGCGGGTAGGGGCGCTGCGCAGCGTACTGTCCACCGTGAGTTCGGCCGAAGAACAGGCAGAGATCCTGAAGAAGTTCGTGCAAAGCGCCGAGCGGGCCGAGGCCAAGTCCCAGGACACGCCGCGGCAGCGCAGCGTGAAGTACGAATTCCATGTCGGGCTGTCGAAAGTCACCGCGCGCAAGGGCGAGTGCCGCATCCTGTCGGAGATCGATTTCTCCTCCGTGGACCGCAAGCGGTTGCAGCGCGCAGTCGAGGCATTCGAGGCGGCACTGCGCGACGGGTAA
- a CDS encoding AAA family ATPase has product MRDHSDLQSMNERSLAQQAAVRRATFSPAEEKILRPFSIWEISHFMFDVPADTLRKKLADDPSLPQGTVEEDGRQRWFSLQEINELRRRLRFRGKPLLPHRPGGRAMRVAVSNFKGGVGKTVVAQHLANAAALDGYRVLVIDFDPQATMTHSMGLTEVKEWNTVWGIMCRDLCREADRIAAAYDDPADCPYPTADELPEDVQSIGAQRIQDFIQKTAWPTIDIIPSCANAAFVEFASAQYRAMHKAWSFFGCVSRYLDELPEDQYDLIIFDCPPAIGYQSLNAAFAADILYIPSGPGYWEYDSTTSFLGQLGDALEDISDGFAKVAEDAGIRLPKRFDDVRLLMTRFEQSNPLHVAMMDAFRNVFGADVCKHAIEMTRAVEQSGRFQQSVYEQDYRQMTRETWKRARQSFDSAYDEFKEVVLRAWEAKNAKEEVEA; this is encoded by the coding sequence ATGAGAGATCATTCCGACCTTCAATCCATGAACGAACGCAGCCTTGCGCAGCAGGCTGCGGTGCGCCGCGCGACCTTCTCCCCGGCCGAGGAGAAGATCCTGCGCCCCTTCTCCATCTGGGAGATCAGCCACTTCATGTTCGACGTGCCCGCGGACACGCTGCGCAAGAAACTGGCCGATGACCCCTCGCTGCCGCAGGGCACCGTAGAAGAGGACGGGCGCCAGCGCTGGTTCTCGCTGCAGGAGATCAACGAGCTGCGCCGGCGCCTGCGCTTCCGCGGCAAGCCGCTGTTGCCCCACCGCCCCGGCGGCCGGGCGATGCGCGTTGCGGTCTCCAACTTCAAGGGCGGTGTCGGCAAGACCGTCGTGGCTCAACACCTGGCCAATGCAGCGGCGCTCGACGGCTATCGCGTGCTGGTGATCGACTTCGACCCGCAGGCCACGATGACTCACTCCATGGGGCTCACCGAGGTCAAGGAGTGGAACACGGTCTGGGGCATCATGTGCCGCGACCTCTGCCGCGAGGCAGACCGTATCGCCGCGGCCTATGACGATCCGGCCGACTGCCCCTACCCCACCGCCGACGAGCTGCCCGAGGACGTGCAATCGATCGGCGCGCAGCGCATCCAGGACTTCATCCAGAAGACCGCCTGGCCGACCATCGACATCATCCCCTCCTGTGCCAACGCCGCCTTCGTCGAGTTCGCATCGGCGCAGTACCGCGCCATGCACAAGGCCTGGAGCTTCTTCGGCTGCGTGTCGCGCTACCTCGACGAGCTGCCCGAGGATCAATACGACCTCATCATCTTCGACTGCCCGCCGGCCATCGGCTACCAGTCTCTGAACGCAGCCTTTGCCGCCGACATCCTCTATATCCCGTCGGGCCCCGGCTACTGGGAATATGACTCGACCACCAGCTTCCTCGGTCAGCTCGGCGACGCGCTCGAGGATATTTCGGACGGCTTCGCCAAGGTCGCCGAGGATGCCGGCATCCGTCTGCCCAAGCGCTTCGACGACGTGCGCCTCTTGATGACCCGCTTCGAGCAGTCCAACCCGCTTCACGTCGCGATGATGGATGCCTTCCGGAACGTGTTCGGCGCTGACGTTTGCAAGCACGCCATCGAGATGACACGCGCGGTCGAACAGTCCGGCCGCTTCCAGCAGTCGGTCTACGAGCAGGACTATCGGCAAATGACCCGCGAGACATGGAAGCGGGCGCGCCAGAGCTTCGACTCGGCCTACGACGAGTTCAAGGAAGTGGTGCTGCGCGCCTGGGAAGCGAAAAACGCCAAGGAAGAGGTTGAAGCATGA
- the ytfQ gene encoding galactofuranose ABC transporter, galactofuranose-binding protein YtfQ codes for MNILKSLLASAAILVPAAAMAEGETIGFSQIGSESGWRAAETTVTKQQAEERGYDLKFADAQQKQENQIKAIRGFVAQGVDAILLAPVVATGWEDVLEEAKDADIPVILLDRNIDAPEDLYMTAVTSDQVHEGMVAGNWLKDAVAGEECPIVELQGTTGSSPAISRKKGFEEAIADAPNLKITRSQTGDFTRAQGKVVMESFLKSEGGENICALYAHNDDMAVGAIQAIKEAGLKPGEDIKIVSIDSVPDIHLAMQAGEANATVELTPNMAGPAFDVLEAYWKDGTMPPKWIQTESKLYTSDDDNAAIYESKKNLGY; via the coding sequence ATGAACATTCTTAAGAGCTTGCTCGCAAGCGCCGCTATCCTTGTGCCCGCCGCCGCCATGGCCGAGGGCGAAACCATCGGCTTTTCGCAGATCGGATCCGAATCCGGCTGGCGCGCCGCCGAGACCACGGTCACCAAGCAACAGGCCGAGGAGCGTGGGTACGACCTGAAATTCGCCGACGCGCAGCAGAAGCAGGAGAACCAGATCAAGGCGATCCGCGGCTTCGTCGCGCAGGGTGTCGACGCGATTTTGCTCGCGCCCGTGGTCGCCACCGGCTGGGAGGACGTGCTCGAAGAGGCCAAGGACGCCGACATTCCGGTGATCCTGCTCGACCGCAACATCGATGCGCCGGAAGATCTCTACATGACCGCCGTGACCTCGGACCAGGTGCACGAGGGCATGGTGGCCGGCAATTGGCTCAAGGACGCCGTCGCCGGTGAGGAATGCCCGATCGTGGAGCTTCAGGGCACCACAGGCTCGTCGCCCGCGATCTCGCGCAAGAAGGGCTTCGAAGAGGCCATCGCCGATGCGCCCAATCTCAAGATCACCCGCAGCCAGACCGGGGATTTCACCCGCGCGCAGGGCAAGGTGGTCATGGAGAGCTTCCTCAAGTCCGAGGGCGGCGAGAACATCTGCGCGCTCTATGCGCATAACGACGACATGGCGGTGGGCGCCATCCAGGCGATCAAGGAAGCCGGGCTGAAGCCGGGCGAGGACATCAAGATCGTGTCGATCGACTCGGTGCCGGACATCCACCTTGCCATGCAGGCCGGCGAGGCCAACGCGACGGTCGAGCTGACGCCGAACATGGCAGGCCCGGCCTTCGACGTGCTGGAAGCCTACTGGAAGGACGGCACCATGCCACCGAAGTGGATCCAGACCGAGTCCAAGCTCTACACGAGCGACGACGACAATGCGGCCATTTACGAGAGCAAGAAGAATCTCGGATACTGA
- a CDS encoding sugar ABC transporter ATP-binding protein produces the protein MAMPEPVLHACGISKFFPGAIALDDVELALYPGEVHALLGENGAGKSTLIKCLTGAYTRDGGTIELSGAEIDPRDPLDSQALGIGTVYQEVNLLPNLTVAENLFLGRQPMRWGMVDHRRMRDESREILRDYGLDIDPSRLLDSYSIAIQQIVAIARAVELSGKVLILDEPTASLDHDEVQLLFSVIERLKGRGLAIVFITHFLDQVFAISDRATILRNGRVVGTRRLAEVSQTEIVTLMLGRQLEAATHHRAHSEPGDVLLSLKGYGKRGSIEPFDMEIREGEVVGLAGLLGSGRSETANVVFGVVAADQGKAELRGQPLRITNPREAIRNRFALCPEDRKTDGIVGDLSVRENIILSLQARQGWHRPIPRAKAEEIAQHYVKALDIRLASLDMPIRLLSGGNQQKALLARWLATEPELLILDEPTRGIDVGAHAEIIALIEDLREKGMALIVASSEMEELVAYSSRIVVLRDRRQVGELTGQEISTKSIVEAIAAEDAA, from the coding sequence ATGGCCATGCCAGAACCGGTGCTGCATGCGTGCGGCATCAGCAAATTCTTTCCGGGCGCCATCGCGCTCGATGACGTCGAGCTGGCGCTCTATCCCGGCGAGGTGCACGCGCTTCTGGGCGAGAACGGCGCGGGGAAATCGACACTGATCAAGTGCCTCACCGGTGCCTACACCCGTGACGGCGGCACCATCGAGCTTTCCGGCGCCGAGATCGATCCGCGCGATCCGCTGGACAGCCAGGCGCTCGGCATCGGAACAGTGTATCAGGAGGTGAACCTGCTGCCCAACCTGACGGTCGCCGAGAACCTCTTTCTTGGCCGGCAGCCGATGCGCTGGGGCATGGTCGATCACCGCAGGATGCGGGACGAGTCACGCGAGATCCTGCGCGACTACGGGCTCGACATCGACCCAAGCCGACTGCTCGACAGCTATTCCATCGCCATCCAGCAGATCGTCGCCATCGCTCGGGCCGTCGAGCTTTCCGGCAAGGTGCTGATCCTCGACGAACCGACGGCCAGCCTCGACCACGACGAGGTGCAGCTGCTCTTCTCCGTGATCGAGAGGCTGAAGGGCAGGGGGCTCGCCATTGTCTTCATCACCCATTTTCTTGACCAGGTTTTCGCCATCTCGGACCGCGCCACGATCCTGCGCAACGGCCGTGTCGTGGGCACCCGGCGGCTCGCCGAGGTGAGCCAGACCGAGATCGTCACCCTGATGCTCGGCCGCCAGCTCGAGGCGGCGACCCATCACCGCGCGCATTCCGAGCCCGGCGACGTGCTGCTCTCGCTCAAGGGATACGGCAAGCGCGGCAGCATCGAGCCGTTCGACATGGAGATCCGCGAGGGCGAGGTGGTCGGCCTTGCCGGGTTGCTCGGTTCGGGCCGGAGCGAGACCGCAAACGTGGTCTTCGGCGTGGTCGCGGCGGATCAGGGCAAGGCCGAGCTGCGCGGCCAGCCGCTGCGCATCACCAATCCGCGCGAGGCGATCCGCAACCGCTTCGCGCTCTGCCCCGAGGACCGCAAGACCGACGGCATCGTGGGGGACCTGTCGGTGCGCGAAAACATCATCCTGTCGTTGCAGGCCCGGCAGGGTTGGCACCGTCCCATTCCCCGCGCCAAGGCCGAGGAGATCGCCCAGCACTACGTGAAGGCGCTGGATATCCGCCTTGCCTCGCTCGACATGCCGATCCGGCTGCTGTCGGGCGGCAACCAGCAAAAGGCGTTGCTGGCGCGCTGGCTGGCGACCGAGCCCGAGCTGCTGATCCTCGACGAGCCCACACGCGGCATCGATGTCGGTGCGCACGCCGAGATCATCGCCCTCATCGAGGACCTGCGCGAGAAGGGCATGGCGCTGATCGTCGCCTCGTCGGAAATGGAGGAGTTGGTGGCTTATTCTTCCCGCATCGTCGTGCTGCGCGACCGGCGGCAGGTGGGGGAACTCACGGGCCAGGAGATCTCGACCAAATCCATCGTCGAGGCCATCGCGGCGGAGGACGCGGCATGA